From a single Candidatus Woesearchaeota archaeon genomic region:
- a CDS encoding Era-like GTP-binding protein, with protein sequence MVKLFSKGFFNYLFFFKKRKKLSLGLYGPPNAGKSTLANKIIFDILGEDAGKFETSSVEHETRSVQKVEKLEMKKGGKTINFSLIDTPGIATKIDFEDFVKKGMKKSDAKERAKEATQGVIESIKWLDNVDAVLVVIDSTLNPYNQVNITLIANLVAKKKKLIIVANKSDLKSSSIEKIQLVFPDYTLVGISAKTGEGVEELYDAIFTEFY encoded by the coding sequence ATGGTCAAATTATTTTCAAAAGGGTTTTTTAATTACCTTTTTTTTTTTAAAAAGCGTAAAAAATTAAGTTTAGGTTTGTATGGTCCTCCTAATGCTGGGAAGTCTACTCTTGCAAATAAAATTATATTTGATATTTTAGGAGAAGATGCAGGTAAGTTTGAAACTTCATCTGTTGAACACGAAACTAGATCTGTTCAAAAGGTTGAAAAACTTGAGATGAAAAAAGGAGGAAAAACTATTAATTTTTCTTTAATTGATACTCCTGGTATTGCTACTAAAATTGATTTTGAAGATTTTGTTAAGAAAGGTATGAAAAAATCGGATGCAAAAGAGAGGGCAAAGGAAGCTACTCAAGGAGTTATTGAGAGTATTAAATGGTTGGATAATGTTGATGCAGTTCTTGTTGTCATTGATTCTACACTTAATCCTTATAATCAAGTAAATATTACACTTATTGCAAATTTGGTTGCAAAGAAAAAGAAACTTATTATTGTTGCAAATAAGTCTGATTTGAAGAGTTCTAGTATTGAAAAGATTCAACTTGTTTTTCCAGATTATACTTTGGTTGGAATTTCGGCAAAGACTGGTGAAGGTGTTGAAGAATTGTATGATGCAATTTTTAC
- a CDS encoding DNA-directed RNA polymerase subunit P produces MVEYVCSVCKKTVNGVLVERKIRCPYCSSKALEKKQDRVLDIIKAR; encoded by the coding sequence ATGGTTGAATATGTATGTAGTGTTTGTAAAAAAACTGTAAACGGTGTTTTAGTTGAGAGAAAAATTAGATGTCCTTATTGTTCATCAAAAGCTCTTGAGAAAAAACAAGATAGAGTTTTAGATATTATCAAAGCAAGATGA
- a CDS encoding 50S ribosomal protein L37ae: protein MATKKQGSAGRFGVRYGNILRKKVSEIEKNSRGKHKCPFCGKEDKVKRQAYGIWRCAGCEKMFVGKAYKPY, encoded by the coding sequence ATGGCAACAAAAAAACAAGGTAGTGCTGGAAGATTTGGAGTTAGATACGGTAACATTCTTAGAAAGAAAGTTAGTGAGATTGAAAAAAACTCAAGAGGAAAACATAAATGCCCTTTCTGTGGTAAAGAGGATAAAGTTAAGAGGCAAGCATATGGTATTTGGAGATGTGCTGGTTGTGAAAAAATGTTCGTTGGAAAAGCGTACAAACCTTATTAA
- a CDS encoding winged helix-turn-helix domain-containing protein: protein MNKKKFLLLSLEDNKAKKIANAITNKTSTQILDFLIEKEATESEIAKKLSLPISTIHYNLKQLMLAKLVEWEEAHYSAKGKKVKHYKLANQYIIIAPKEDRESMLEKLKTIIPTFIVSILGAGLIYIYPRLTMDSAGQLSAKVANDIIMESQMEKAAPMIAEVAQESFWTLINNSNAFWFLLGSIFTLIIYIVINRIRKK from the coding sequence ATGAACAAGAAGAAATTCCTGTTATTATCTCTAGAAGATAATAAAGCAAAGAAAATTGCAAACGCAATCACAAACAAAACATCTACACAAATACTAGACTTCTTAATAGAAAAAGAAGCAACAGAGAGCGAGATTGCAAAAAAACTAAGCCTTCCTATTTCTACAATACACTACAATCTAAAACAACTAATGCTAGCAAAACTTGTAGAATGGGAAGAAGCCCACTACAGCGCAAAAGGAAAAAAAGTAAAACACTACAAACTCGCAAATCAGTATATTATTATAGCGCCAAAAGAAGACAGAGAATCTATGCTTGAAAAATTAAAAACAATAATCCCTACATTTATAGTATCTATATTAGGAGCTGGCTTAATATATATATACCCTAGACTAACCATGGACTCCGCAGGACAATTATCAGCCAAAGTTGCAAATGACATTATAATGGAATCTCAAATGGAAAAAGCTGCACCAATGATTGCAGAAGTCGCTCAAGAAAGCTTTTGGACTCTAATAAATAACTCTAATGCTTTCTGGTTCTTACTTGGATCTATATTTACTTTAATAATATATATAGTAATTAATAGGATAAGAAAAAAGTAA
- the dnaK gene encoding molecular chaperone DnaK, whose amino-acid sequence MTSKEKILGIDLGTTNSCMSIIENGKAVVIPNAEGARTTPSVVHITASGERIVGEPAKKQAIVKPKETISSIKTHMGEDYKVSIHGKEYTAQEISAIILTKLKKDAESYLGQDIKKAVITVPAYFTDSQRQATKDAGRIAGFEVERIINEPTAAALAYGIDKDTAHTVLVFDFGGGTFDVSILELDDGVFEVKATAGDNHLGGDNIDELLINHIASEFKKEHGIDLKADAQATQRLKSAAEKAKMELSSKLETDISEPFITADASGPKHLELKITRAKFEELISGILAKLKKPTEQAIKDSGLKQSEIDKVILVGGSTRIPSVQALVKSLSGKDADKSVNPDEAVAVGASIQGGVLAGDVTGILLLDVTPLSLGIETLGGVCTKMIERNTTIPTKKSQVYSTAADNQPSVTIRVGQGERAMFNDNKEIGKFDLNGIPPAPRGVPQIEVTFDIDANGIAHVSAKDMGTGKEQSIKIVASSNLSEEEIKKMQDDAEKHAEEDEKRREEIETGNQAEQLVYQTKKTFEENKDKVDQKKVGPIMAKINDLDEELKKETRNVETMKKMMEDINKDSQEVFTEMYQKEAQAQEASGGQKEEKSEETVVDAEATEKVETKKEETKDKK is encoded by the coding sequence ATGACAAGCAAAGAAAAAATATTAGGAATTGACTTAGGTACAACAAACAGTTGTATGTCAATCATCGAGAACGGAAAAGCGGTAGTTATCCCTAACGCAGAAGGTGCAAGAACAACTCCTTCAGTAGTACACATCACAGCATCTGGTGAGAGAATCGTAGGAGAACCTGCAAAAAAACAAGCAATAGTAAAACCAAAAGAAACTATTAGTTCAATCAAAACTCACATGGGTGAAGATTATAAAGTTAGTATTCATGGAAAAGAATATACTGCTCAAGAAATTTCTGCTATCATACTTACAAAATTAAAAAAAGATGCAGAATCCTATTTAGGTCAAGATATAAAAAAAGCAGTAATTACTGTTCCAGCTTATTTTACAGATTCCCAAAGACAAGCAACAAAAGATGCAGGAAGAATTGCAGGCTTTGAAGTTGAGAGAATTATTAATGAACCAACAGCAGCTGCATTAGCTTATGGTATTGATAAAGATACAGCACATACAGTACTTGTATTTGATTTTGGAGGAGGAACATTTGATGTATCCATTTTAGAATTAGATGATGGAGTATTTGAAGTAAAAGCAACAGCAGGAGATAATCACTTAGGTGGAGATAACATTGATGAACTATTAATTAATCATATCGCTAGTGAATTTAAAAAAGAACATGGAATTGATCTAAAAGCAGATGCTCAAGCAACTCAAAGATTAAAATCAGCAGCTGAAAAAGCTAAGATGGAATTATCCTCAAAATTAGAAACGGATATTTCAGAGCCTTTCATCACAGCAGATGCATCAGGTCCTAAACATCTAGAACTAAAAATCACAAGAGCTAAATTTGAAGAATTAATCTCAGGTATTCTAGCTAAATTAAAGAAACCTACTGAGCAAGCAATTAAAGATTCAGGTTTAAAACAATCTGAAATTGATAAAGTAATCTTAGTTGGTGGTTCAACAAGAATCCCTTCAGTTCAAGCTTTAGTAAAAAGTTTATCTGGAAAAGATGCAGATAAATCAGTAAACCCCGATGAAGCTGTTGCAGTAGGAGCTTCAATTCAAGGTGGAGTTTTAGCAGGAGATGTTACAGGAATATTATTATTAGATGTAACACCACTTAGTTTAGGAATTGAAACTCTAGGTGGAGTTTGTACTAAAATGATTGAAAGAAATACAACAATCCCTACTAAAAAATCTCAAGTATATTCGACAGCTGCTGACAACCAACCTTCTGTAACAATTAGAGTAGGTCAAGGAGAAAGAGCAATGTTTAATGACAACAAAGAAATTGGTAAATTCGATTTAAATGGAATTCCACCAGCTCCAAGAGGTGTACCTCAAATTGAAGTAACATTTGATATCGATGCTAACGGAATTGCACATGTTTCAGCTAAAGATATGGGAACTGGAAAAGAACAATCAATTAAAATTGTTGCATCCTCAAACCTATCTGAAGAAGAAATTAAGAAAATGCAAGATGACGCCGAAAAGCATGCAGAAGAAGATGAAAAGAGAAGAGAAGAAATCGAAACTGGAAATCAAGCAGAACAATTAGTTTACCAAACTAAAAAAACATTTGAAGAAAACAAAGACAAAGTTGACCAAAAGAAAGTTGGTCCAATTATGGCTAAAATCAACGATTTAGATGAAGAACTAAAAAAAGAAACTAGAAATGTTGAAACTATGAAAAAAATGATGGAAGATATCAATAAAGACTCACAAGAAGTCTTTACTGAAATGTACCAAAAAGAAGCCCAAGCTCAAGAAGCTTCAGGTGGACAAAAAGAAGAAAAATCTGAAGAAACAGTAGTTGATGCTGAAGCAACAGAAAAAGTAGAAACAAAAAAAGAAGAAACAAAAGATAAAAAATAA
- a CDS encoding transcription factor S gives MVDFCSNCDAIIIGKKGEEVKCSACGFVQKPKGTVKLSEKIGKAEEIEVINKNDSSAEIHPIADQECPECGHMKAFYWTKQTRAGDEPETQFYKCEKCKHQWREYR, from the coding sequence ATGGTAGATTTTTGTTCAAATTGTGATGCGATAATTATTGGGAAGAAGGGAGAAGAGGTTAAGTGCTCTGCTTGTGGTTTTGTTCAAAAACCTAAAGGAACTGTTAAGTTGTCAGAGAAAATTGGCAAGGCAGAAGAAATAGAAGTTATTAATAAAAATGATAGTTCTGCAGAAATTCATCCTATTGCAGATCAAGAGTGTCCTGAGTGTGGACATATGAAAGCATTTTATTGGACTAAGCAAACTAGGGCTGGTGATGAGCCTGAAACACAGTTCTATAAATGTGAGAAGTGTAAACATCAATGGCGTGAGTACAGATAA
- a CDS encoding HIT domain-containing protein, with protein MVTIFSKIIKGEIPSSKVYEDENHLAFLDISPFEKGHTLVIPKKEYDNISDMPEGEYLELQRVVLKLVKNLREKLGVKIGTLVYGMDVPHVHVHIFPITDNVEIFDFNRVKKYSEGEAEKYLEKLKIIKQ; from the coding sequence ATGGTAACAATTTTTAGTAAAATTATTAAGGGTGAGATTCCTTCATCTAAAGTTTATGAGGATGAGAATCATTTAGCTTTTTTAGATATTTCTCCGTTTGAGAAAGGACACACTTTAGTTATTCCAAAAAAAGAGTATGATAATATCTCTGATATGCCTGAAGGGGAGTATTTAGAGCTTCAAAGGGTTGTTTTAAAATTAGTAAAGAATTTGAGAGAAAAGTTGGGAGTTAAAATTGGCACATTGGTTTATGGTATGGATGTTCCACATGTTCATGTCCATATTTTCCCTATAACAGATAATGTTGAAATTTTTGATTTCAATAGAGTTAAAAAGTATTCTGAGGGTGAGGCAGAGAAATATTTAGAGAAATTAAAAATCATTAAGCAATGA
- a CDS encoding PH domain-containing protein has product MEKIGNIIIMKSHFINTLMPKFIKHLFWNSIVFLILYGIYYLLDNSAKYDFDTIIILSLIFLTIIFSIIKISKDLIKILNTTYEFHPNHLEVKYKFIKEETHSINYKQITDIKVNKTIWDRICKVGDIEIHTANDSFHNEKTTALILKDIRHADKIEDEITRKIHSYKTPHQ; this is encoded by the coding sequence ATGGAGAAAATTGGAAATATTATTATTATGAAATCACACTTCATAAATACCTTAATGCCTAAATTTATAAAACACTTATTTTGGAATTCAATAGTATTCTTAATTTTATATGGAATATATTATTTATTAGACAATTCTGCAAAATATGATTTTGACACAATTATCATACTATCCTTAATTTTTTTAACAATTATATTCTCGATAATTAAAATATCAAAAGATTTAATTAAAATATTAAACACTACATATGAATTTCATCCAAATCATCTTGAAGTAAAATACAAATTCATTAAAGAAGAAACGCACTCAATAAATTACAAACAAATAACTGATATAAAAGTAAATAAAACAATATGGGATAGAATATGTAAAGTTGGTGATATAGAAATTCATACTGCAAATGATTCTTTTCATAATGAAAAAACAACTGCTTTAATCCTTAAAGACATAAGACATGCTGACAAAATAGAAGATGAAATAACAAGAAAAATTCATTCATATAAAACTCCTCATCAATAA
- a CDS encoding endonuclease/exonuclease/phosphatase family protein: MRFIFDESKKRDVFCFQEILSSKVNILYRGVSRLNLLEELKIVLFDFECYFAPTHNGVYEGADFSYGNVIFVRKSLKVIDYNYFFTYGYFNSRTEGKTQEDSRNFQSIKLEINNEIFTICNLHGVWIRGFGKGDNAERIFQSNKIKSFLDLIDGKKIICGDFNLLPDTTSIKILEENLVNLINIYDIKTTRSSYYDREDKFADYVFVSSDIEVLNFGVLKEEVSDHLPLKISFK, translated from the coding sequence ATTAGATTTATTTTCGATGAATCTAAAAAAAGAGATGTTTTTTGTTTTCAAGAAATTTTAAGTAGTAAAGTTAATATTTTGTATAGGGGAGTTTCAAGATTGAATTTGCTTGAGGAATTAAAAATTGTTCTTTTTGATTTTGAATGTTATTTTGCTCCAACACATAATGGTGTTTATGAAGGAGCAGATTTTTCTTATGGAAATGTTATCTTTGTTAGGAAAAGTTTGAAAGTGATAGATTATAATTATTTTTTTACTTATGGTTATTTTAATTCTAGAACTGAAGGGAAAACTCAGGAAGATTCAAGAAATTTTCAGAGTATTAAATTAGAAATTAATAATGAAATTTTCACAATTTGTAATTTGCATGGAGTTTGGATTAGGGGTTTTGGTAAAGGTGATAATGCTGAAAGAATTTTTCAATCTAATAAAATTAAGTCTTTTTTAGATTTGATAGATGGTAAAAAAATAATTTGTGGTGATTTTAATTTACTTCCTGACACTACAAGTATTAAAATTTTAGAGGAGAATTTAGTTAATTTGATTAATATTTATGATATAAAAACTACTCGAAGTTCTTATTATGATAGAGAGGATAAGTTTGCAGATTATGTATTTGTAAGTTCAGATATTGAAGTTTTGAACTTTGGTGTTTTAAAAGAAGAAGTTTCAGACCATTTACCTTTGAAAATTTCATTTAAATAA
- a CDS encoding serine hydroxymethyltransferase, whose translation MVYKISFDEHLNELKKSDSEVYNLVLDEIKRQEETIELIPSENAVSPAVMETQGSVFTNKYSEGYPGKRYYGGNEVVDKVEQLAIDRAKEIFGADHVNVQAHSGSGANMAAYMAVLEPGDKVLAINLDQGGHLTHGHHLNFSGKLYNFVQYELNKESSLIDYDLLRIVALKEKPKLIVTGFSAYPRDVDFKKFKEIADECSAMLLADISHIAGSIAAGLHQNPVPFCDIVTTTTHKTLRGPRGAIILCKEKYAKDVDRQIFPGIQGGPLEHVIAAKAVAFGEVLKPEFKEYQKKLLENNKSLAQGLLDNGIKLVSGGTENHLMLIDLTPFDLRGKEVELKLDEVNICTNKNMIPFDLATAFNPSGIRIGSPVITSRGFSREDSYRVGEFIAKVIKNISDEKIMFEVKREVLELCKKYPLYEK comes from the coding sequence ATGGTGTATAAAATTAGTTTTGATGAGCATTTAAATGAGCTTAAAAAATCTGATTCAGAGGTTTATAATTTAGTTTTGGATGAGATTAAAAGACAAGAAGAAACGATTGAGCTTATTCCTTCTGAGAATGCAGTTTCTCCTGCAGTTATGGAGACCCAAGGTAGTGTGTTTACAAATAAATATTCTGAAGGGTATCCTGGAAAAAGATATTATGGGGGGAATGAGGTTGTTGATAAAGTTGAACAACTTGCAATTGATAGAGCTAAAGAAATTTTTGGAGCAGATCATGTTAATGTTCAAGCCCATAGTGGTAGTGGAGCTAATATGGCTGCATATATGGCGGTCCTTGAACCTGGTGATAAAGTTCTTGCAATTAATTTAGACCAGGGAGGACATTTAACTCATGGGCATCATTTAAATTTTTCAGGTAAGTTGTATAATTTTGTTCAATATGAGTTGAATAAAGAGAGCTCACTTATTGATTACGATTTACTTAGAATTGTTGCTTTAAAAGAAAAACCAAAGTTAATTGTTACTGGTTTTAGTGCTTATCCAAGGGATGTTGATTTTAAAAAGTTTAAAGAAATAGCTGATGAATGTTCTGCTATGTTACTTGCAGATATTTCTCATATTGCAGGTTCGATTGCAGCTGGACTGCATCAAAATCCTGTTCCCTTTTGCGATATTGTTACTACGACAACTCATAAAACTTTGCGTGGACCTCGTGGAGCAATTATTCTGTGTAAAGAAAAATATGCAAAAGATGTAGATAGACAAATTTTTCCAGGAATTCAAGGTGGGCCTCTTGAACATGTTATTGCTGCAAAGGCGGTTGCTTTTGGAGAAGTTTTGAAACCTGAGTTTAAAGAGTATCAAAAGAAACTTTTAGAAAATAATAAATCACTTGCACAAGGATTACTTGATAACGGGATTAAGCTTGTTAGTGGTGGAACTGAGAACCATTTAATGCTTATTGATTTGACTCCTTTTGATTTGAGAGGGAAAGAAGTAGAACTTAAATTAGATGAAGTAAATATTTGTACTAATAAGAATATGATTCCTTTTGATTTAGCAACTGCTTTTAATCCTTCGGGAATTAGGATTGGTTCTCCAGTTATTACTTCTAGGGGATTTTCTAGAGAGGATTCATATAGAGTTGGAGAATTTATAGCTAAAGTTATTAAAAATATTTCTGATGAAAAAATTATGTTTGAGGTTAAAAGAGAGGTTTTGGAGCTTTGTAAGAAATATCCTTTGTATGAAAAATAA